The following coding sequences lie in one Synechococcus sp. PCC 7336 genomic window:
- a CDS encoding M48 family metallopeptidase, whose amino-acid sequence MPSFLTSLFHQSKQPVSNKRTHTRHIYRRLVSTAVATIAAAATITAPPANAIDFGRLLFNGLRAIQLSNISERQEIELGRDINNQLVRSGEFQIETNPQLVNRVNRIGRRLVPHTDRPDLPFTIQVVRDNSINAFATTGGFVYITTGTLRAADNEAQIASVLAHEMAHITERHVVEQMRRSTLAQAGAQALGVDNSALAALGVELGIRRPRSRAAEYEADAEGLDILAQAGYDPNAMPQFLSKLLGASSPPAFVSTHPHTEDRIERLNAMIAQRFPNQSQRATRVEVLR is encoded by the coding sequence ATGCCAAGTTTTCTCACCTCTCTCTTCCACCAATCCAAGCAGCCTGTCAGTAACAAACGTACTCACACCAGACATATCTACCGCCGTTTGGTTTCTACTGCCGTCGCCACAATTGCTGCTGCCGCAACAATCACTGCTCCACCCGCCAACGCGATTGATTTCGGGCGGCTGCTCTTCAATGGCTTGCGAGCCATTCAACTCTCGAATATTTCGGAGCGTCAGGAAATCGAGCTAGGCCGCGATATTAACAACCAATTGGTGCGCAGCGGCGAATTTCAGATCGAAACCAACCCGCAGTTGGTCAACCGAGTCAACCGCATTGGCCGCCGACTGGTGCCCCACACCGATCGCCCCGATTTGCCCTTTACCATTCAGGTGGTGAGAGACAATTCCATTAATGCCTTCGCCACCACGGGCGGTTTTGTGTACATCACTACGGGTACTCTCCGTGCAGCAGATAACGAAGCCCAGATCGCCTCAGTTTTGGCCCACGAAATGGCTCACATCACCGAACGCCACGTCGTCGAGCAGATGCGGCGCAGCACTCTCGCCCAGGCGGGAGCCCAGGCGCTAGGGGTGGACAATAGCGCCTTAGCAGCGCTGGGGGTAGAACTAGGCATTCGTCGCCCCCGCAGTCGAGCTGCAGAATACGAAGCGGATGCTGAAGGGCTCGATATCCTGGCGCAGGCGGGGTACGACCCCAATGCCATGCCTCAATTTCTCTCGAAACTATTGGGAGCTAGCTCCCCCCCCGCCTTTGTCAGCACTCACCCCCATACTGAAGACCGGATCGAGCGGCTCAATGCCATGATTGCTCAGCGGTTCCCCAATCAATCGCAACGGGCTACCCGTGTGGAGGTGCTGCGCTGA
- a CDS encoding M48 family metallopeptidase, producing the protein MSSISRKILSGLTADRFRHPIDEQATRSLQQLPGLGLLIQTLMAPAAEQIFYLDNIASSLQVGPKQLPDLFRLLLDACHILDIEPPQLYVKQNPSPNAYTFAMQGKQPFIVVHTSLLDLLEPLEVQAVLAHELGHLKCNHGVYLTMANILMLSASLIPFGTLLQQSLQEQLMQWVQCAEFSCDRAALLVAQESKTVVSVLMKLCGGSPQLSSQLNVDAFLEQARTYSELDRDDWQVMLKRLQNAGRSHPVPVLRAREIDRWFRSNTYEQLMSA; encoded by the coding sequence ATGTCCTCAATCTCCCGCAAAATTTTGTCCGGTTTGACTGCCGACCGATTTCGGCATCCCATTGACGAGCAAGCGACGCGATCGCTCCAACAACTGCCGGGTTTGGGCCTGCTCATCCAAACGCTGATGGCCCCCGCTGCCGAACAAATTTTCTATCTTGACAACATTGCCTCCAGTCTTCAGGTGGGCCCAAAGCAGCTACCCGACTTATTTCGCCTCTTGCTAGATGCCTGCCACATTCTCGATATCGAGCCGCCCCAACTCTATGTCAAACAAAACCCCAGCCCCAATGCCTATACGTTTGCGATGCAGGGCAAACAACCCTTTATCGTCGTTCACACATCGCTACTAGATCTGTTAGAGCCACTGGAAGTGCAAGCGGTGCTGGCCCACGAGTTGGGCCATCTCAAGTGCAACCACGGCGTCTATCTCACCATGGCCAATATTCTGATGCTATCGGCCAGCTTGATTCCGTTTGGAACCTTGCTGCAGCAGTCGCTGCAGGAGCAGCTAATGCAGTGGGTGCAATGTGCGGAATTTAGTTGCGATCGCGCGGCGCTGTTGGTCGCGCAGGAATCTAAAACGGTGGTGTCGGTGTTGATGAAACTATGTGGCGGTTCTCCTCAACTGTCATCGCAGCTGAATGTGGACGCCTTTTTGGAGCAAGCCCGCACCTACAGCGAACTCGATCGCGACGACTGGCAAGTGATGCTGAAACGATTGCAGAATGCAGGGCGATCGCACCCCGTTCCCGTTCTGCGCGCTCGCGAAATCGATCGCTGGTTCCGCAGCAACACTTACGAACAACTCATGTCCGCTTAA